From a region of the Odoribacter splanchnicus DSM 20712 genome:
- a CDS encoding NigD1/NigD2 family lipoprotein — protein sequence MKNKHFNLTSGIVLILIPLVFSFTGCKDDYETYYEGYGLVSKSGDEKFTVKLDDGYLLYPREYYFNPEKLNDSTRLRIRFNILEEQDTNLYARIVYADTILTKSILPYDETILDSVGNAPVKIVNSWFAHGFLNFEFMFAAHLNPSTGKTHMVNLLQCPTEDDRLIFEFRHNDFGDSRDKLYFGTVSFPIQKLTEGYEKPIKMIVKYNDSANTTRSIELTYK from the coding sequence ATGAAAAATAAACATTTCAATCTAACTTCGGGGATCGTTCTTATCCTGATCCCCCTTGTTTTTTCCTTCACCGGTTGCAAGGATGATTATGAAACCTATTATGAAGGTTATGGCCTGGTCAGTAAATCAGGCGACGAAAAGTTTACCGTCAAGCTAGACGATGGTTATCTGCTCTATCCCCGGGAATATTACTTCAATCCTGAAAAACTGAACGACAGTACCCGTCTACGGATACGATTCAACATTCTGGAAGAACAGGATACGAATTTATATGCCCGGATTGTCTATGCCGACACAATTCTGACCAAATCCATTCTTCCGTACGACGAAACGATTTTGGACAGTGTCGGAAACGCTCCGGTAAAGATCGTCAATTCCTGGTTCGCTCATGGATTCCTGAACTTTGAGTTTATGTTTGCTGCCCATCTGAATCCCAGTACAGGCAAAACACATATGGTAAATTTATTACAATGCCCCACCGAAGACGACCGTCTCATCTTCGAATTCCGGCACAATGATTTCGGAGATTCCCGGGATAAACTCTATTTCGGTACAGTTTCTTTCCCCATACAGAAGCTCACCGAAGGCTATGAAAAACCGATAAAAATGATCGTCAAATATAACGATTCGGCCAATACAACGCGCAGCATCGAACTGACTTACAAGTAA
- the pstB gene encoding phosphate ABC transporter ATP-binding protein PstB translates to MQIDHPILQFKNVSISYTPGKNAVNHVNADIKKNRITAIMGPSGCGKSTLLRAINRMHELYPDIRISGEILMDNRNILKMNPMEVRRMAGMVFQRPNPFPTMSIFDNVIAGYKLNGIRLKKKEKEEIVETCLTNVGLWNEVKDALFKKGTFLSGGQQQRLCIARALALKPEVLLMDEPTSALDPIATNRIEELLLELKKEFTIIIVTHNMSQAARISDYSMFMYLGELIEYDKTRIMFTNPRDKRTEEYLTGQFG, encoded by the coding sequence ATGCAAATAGATCATCCGATATTACAATTTAAAAATGTCAGTATTTCCTATACTCCCGGGAAAAATGCCGTCAATCATGTCAATGCCGATATTAAAAAGAATCGGATCACAGCCATTATGGGGCCCTCGGGATGTGGCAAAAGTACCTTATTGCGTGCCATCAACCGCATGCACGAATTATATCCGGACATCAGGATCAGCGGAGAAATTCTGATGGACAACCGCAACATTTTAAAGATGAACCCCATGGAGGTCAGGCGTATGGCGGGCATGGTATTTCAGCGCCCTAATCCTTTTCCCACTATGAGTATTTTCGATAATGTGATCGCCGGTTACAAACTCAATGGCATCCGCCTGAAGAAAAAAGAAAAAGAAGAAATTGTAGAGACTTGTCTGACCAACGTCGGGCTGTGGAATGAAGTGAAAGACGCTCTGTTCAAGAAAGGCACTTTCTTATCAGGAGGTCAGCAACAGCGGCTATGCATTGCACGGGCCCTGGCCTTAAAACCGGAAGTATTACTGATGGACGAGCCGACCTCCGCCCTCGATCCTATCGCCACCAACCGGATCGAAGAATTGTTACTCGAGCTGAAAAAAGAATTTACCATTATCATCGTCACCCACAACATGTCGCAAGCTGCCCGTATTTCAGACTATTCGATGTTTATGTATCTCGGCGAACTGATCGAATACGACAAAACCCGGATTATGTTTACCAATCCCCGGGATAAACGGACCGAAGAATATCTGACCGGACAATTCGGATAA
- a CDS encoding phosphate signaling complex PhoU family protein gives MPTLKEKVFSRITEDFQVLAKIVIRQLNLTKQLMDDNHKEEIYTEINNNERIIDSIEVKIRNEVINMIVLYSPRATNLRMIISYYDMTAYLERIGDLILNVSHFMKKIAVDDCLFTTYKKDLLKMLSLTESMTQNAIFAFTCEDIQLAKETIETDDQVDELHHFIGQHLPTQCFDKILSQQEVTDALCINSMAYNIERIGDNATNIAEAAIYLIEGKNIKHWPKPDEDLLLAGSEG, from the coding sequence ATGCCAACTTTAAAAGAAAAAGTATTCAGCCGGATAACCGAAGATTTTCAGGTATTAGCAAAGATTGTCATCCGCCAGCTGAATCTGACCAAGCAATTAATGGACGACAACCACAAAGAGGAGATATATACAGAGATCAACAATAACGAACGGATCATCGACAGTATAGAGGTCAAAATCCGCAACGAAGTGATCAATATGATCGTGCTTTACAGTCCGCGGGCCACGAATCTGAGGATGATCATCTCTTACTACGATATGACCGCTTATCTCGAACGGATCGGAGATCTGATTCTGAATGTTTCCCATTTCATGAAAAAAATAGCAGTCGACGACTGTCTGTTCACAACCTATAAAAAGGATTTACTAAAGATGCTCTCACTCACTGAAAGTATGACACAAAATGCTATATTTGCTTTTACATGTGAGGATATCCAGTTAGCGAAAGAAACGATCGAGACGGATGACCAGGTCGACGAACTGCATCATTTTATCGGCCAGCATCTCCCGACACAATGTTTCGATAAGATATTATCGCAACAAGAAGTAACGGATGCCCTATGCATCAACAGCATGGCCTATAACATCGAGCGGATCGGAGATAATGCGACCAATATTGCAGAAGCCGCTATTTACCTGATCGAAGGAAAGAATATCAAACATTGGCCGAAACCGGACGAAGACCTGCTACTGGCAGGAAGTGAAGGTTAA
- a CDS encoding response regulator transcription factor — MERNKILVVDDEEDLCEILQFNLESEGFAVDIANSAEEALKLLTDEHELILLDVMMEGMSGFKMAEKVRKEMHMNTPIIFLTAKDTENDMLTGFSIGGDDYIAKPFSIKEVAARVKAVLKRAGNIALPEKKKTIEIGELTLDLNSKTVYLNEQQILLTKKEFEILSMMAKAPNRVFSREDILGKAWQEDGYVLERTVDVHITRLRKKLGAFGKHIANRSGYGYCLEC, encoded by the coding sequence ATGGAACGGAATAAAATATTAGTAGTCGACGATGAAGAAGATTTATGTGAAATCCTTCAATTCAATCTGGAAAGTGAAGGTTTTGCAGTAGACATCGCAAATTCAGCCGAAGAAGCCTTAAAACTGCTGACCGATGAACATGAACTAATTCTACTGGATGTCATGATGGAAGGTATGTCCGGATTCAAAATGGCCGAAAAAGTCCGCAAAGAAATGCATATGAATACCCCGATCATCTTCCTGACCGCTAAGGATACCGAAAACGATATGTTGACCGGATTCAGTATCGGCGGAGACGATTATATCGCCAAACCCTTCTCGATCAAAGAAGTTGCCGCCCGGGTAAAAGCAGTATTGAAAAGGGCCGGTAATATCGCACTACCGGAAAAAAAGAAAACGATCGAAATCGGAGAACTCACTCTGGACCTCAACAGCAAGACCGTATACCTCAATGAGCAGCAGATCCTTTTAACCAAAAAAGAATTCGAAATACTCAGTATGATGGCCAAAGCTCCCAACCGGGTCTTTTCACGGGAAGATATTCTGGGCAAAGCCTGGCAAGAAGACGGCTATGTATTGGAGAGAACGGTAGACGTCCACATCACCCGGCTCAGAAAAAAACTCGGAGCTTTCGGTAAACATATCGCCAACCGTTCGGGGTACGGTTACTGCCTGGAATGCTGA
- the pstC gene encoding phosphate ABC transporter permease subunit PstC, with product MRDYIFKRLLFLCSLLVLLICGGMVYSLVSGAVPAFEKFGFFHFISSVEWDPRPGNEQYGALAFITGTIMTSFLALVFCIPFSLPVALFTGEYFRGTRAATIIGSVIDLLAGIPSIVYGLWGFYTLRPFMVDLQLSEQGFGIFTAAVVLAVMIIPYASSLSAEFISMVPKELKEGAYSLGGTRLDVIRRVIFPVAGSGIFASYILALGRALGETMAVTMLIGNTNILPTSFTSTGNTMASVIANQFGEADGLKLSSLIAIGLLLFLITAIINFIGKMIMKKLS from the coding sequence ATGCGTGATTATATTTTCAAACGGCTGTTATTTCTCTGCTCTTTATTGGTTCTGCTGATTTGTGGGGGAATGGTCTATTCCCTCGTAAGCGGGGCAGTACCGGCCTTTGAAAAATTCGGATTCTTTCATTTCATTTCTTCCGTAGAATGGGATCCCCGGCCCGGTAATGAGCAATATGGCGCCTTGGCATTCATCACGGGAACCATTATGACCTCATTTTTAGCCCTGGTATTTTGTATTCCGTTTTCTTTACCTGTGGCTTTATTCACCGGCGAATATTTCCGGGGTACCCGGGCAGCCACGATCATCGGTTCGGTCATCGACCTGCTGGCCGGTATCCCTTCGATTGTGTACGGTTTGTGGGGATTTTATACCCTCCGCCCCTTCATGGTCGATTTACAGCTGTCGGAACAGGGGTTCGGCATATTCACCGCAGCGGTCGTATTAGCCGTCATGATCATCCCTTATGCCTCTTCACTGAGTGCCGAGTTTATCTCTATGGTTCCCAAAGAATTGAAAGAAGGGGCCTACAGCTTGGGAGGTACACGTCTGGATGTGATCCGGCGGGTGATTTTCCCGGTCGCAGGTTCCGGAATATTCGCCAGTTATATCCTGGCCTTAGGAAGAGCATTGGGAGAGACGATGGCAGTCACGATGCTGATCGGCAATACCAATATCCTGCCTACGTCTTTCACTTCTACCGGCAACACGATGGCCAGTGTCATCGCCAACCAGTTCGGAGAAGCCGACGGCCTGAAACTCAGTTCCCTGATCGCTATCGGTCTATTGCTATTCCTCATCACCGCTATCATCAATTTCATCGGTAAGATGATTATGAAAAAATTAAGCTGA
- a CDS encoding site-specific integrase, protein MKASISVICYKYKTLSNGESPLMLRIHKDGKRKLVSIGLSIHPQLWDFTKNEPKPKCPNKDLINKIILDKKAEYQKEILELNAEQKDYTASSLVENKKAKYEPKTVIDFYKELIQNFKDAGKTGNKSIYTNSLNSLKAFTHNKLNILFSDIDVDWLKRYEKWQRSNKNKETTISLQFRTLRSAYNKAIEAKATSAKSYPFKAFNINRFNTKTRKRSLSKEEIMRIITTETVNATYIRQLTRDIFKFSYLCAGIPFVDIANLTMENINRQNLSYVRQKTHGEVKGIIGKEAKEIIDKYAYHRKKAAYLFPIFDARVHKTPQQKANRIHKVCAQINRELKELAQELEISDNLTTYVARHSFATILKRSGVDIALISELMGHSDLTTTQIYLDSFDEEQINTAMQHLV, encoded by the coding sequence ATGAAAGCCTCTATTTCAGTTATTTGCTATAAATACAAGACACTATCAAACGGTGAAAGTCCATTAATGTTACGAATTCACAAAGACGGCAAAAGAAAACTGGTAAGCATCGGTTTATCCATTCATCCCCAACTTTGGGACTTTACCAAGAATGAACCTAAACCGAAATGTCCCAATAAAGACCTGATAAATAAAATCATTCTTGACAAGAAAGCCGAATACCAAAAAGAAATACTTGAACTTAATGCGGAGCAAAAAGACTATACGGCATCGTCATTGGTTGAAAATAAAAAAGCGAAGTATGAACCTAAAACTGTTATCGATTTCTATAAGGAACTGATCCAAAACTTCAAAGATGCAGGAAAAACAGGAAATAAATCTATTTATACTAACTCATTAAACTCACTCAAAGCCTTTACGCACAATAAACTAAACATCTTATTCAGTGATATTGATGTTGATTGGCTGAAACGATATGAAAAATGGCAACGAAGTAACAAGAACAAAGAGACTACTATCAGTTTACAGTTCCGAACCTTGCGAAGTGCATATAATAAAGCAATAGAAGCCAAAGCAACATCCGCCAAATCTTATCCATTTAAAGCCTTTAACATCAACAGATTCAATACAAAGACAAGGAAACGTTCCCTATCTAAAGAAGAAATCATGAGAATAATCACAACGGAAACAGTCAACGCAACCTATATACGTCAGCTAACCCGTGACATTTTCAAGTTTTCCTATTTATGTGCAGGCATCCCATTTGTAGATATTGCCAATCTGACAATGGAGAATATCAACCGACAAAATCTTTCCTATGTTCGACAGAAAACCCATGGTGAAGTGAAAGGAATAATCGGAAAAGAAGCAAAGGAAATCATTGATAAATATGCCTACCACCGGAAAAAAGCAGCTTATTTATTCCCGATCTTTGATGCAAGGGTTCATAAAACACCCCAACAAAAAGCCAACCGGATTCATAAGGTCTGTGCGCAAATTAATCGGGAGTTAAAAGAATTGGCACAGGAATTGGAGATCAGCGACAATCTGACAACCTATGTTGCAAGGCATTCATTTGCTACGATATTAAAACGTTCTGGTGTCGATATTGCTTTAATCAGTGAATTAATGGGGCACTCCGATTTGACTACCACACAAATCTATCTTGATAGTTTTGACGAGGAACAAATCAATACTGCCATGCAGCATCTTGTTTAA
- the pstA gene encoding phosphate ABC transporter permease PstA — protein sequence MIQRPITSYHSGWRKAKDRIFFWLVCLFSALTAVPLVVIIWEVVRKGYKQINLNFFTETAPSTLDAMLAKINGEIIPGGIANGITGTLLMVVLASVIAIPTGIMGGIYLSEKPKTLFSHVIRFLTDLLQGTPSIVIGIIAYAWVVVPLSSYSALAGSVALAIMMLPLIIRSTEETLKLLPTSLKEAGLALGASYTSVILKVLVPSAFGGLFTGTLLAVSRVMGETAPLMLTALGSTAINWDILDPTSAVPLLIWEFYNDPNLADMIWSCSLFLLLLILVMNIIAKNVARKWKI from the coding sequence ATGATACAACGCCCTATTACATCTTATCATTCAGGCTGGCGCAAAGCCAAGGACAGGATATTTTTCTGGCTGGTTTGCCTGTTCTCTGCTTTAACGGCCGTCCCGTTAGTAGTCATCATCTGGGAAGTGGTCCGGAAAGGATACAAACAGATCAACCTGAATTTCTTCACCGAGACAGCCCCCAGTACCCTGGATGCCATGTTAGCGAAAATCAACGGAGAAATCATTCCCGGAGGAATCGCCAATGGAATCACAGGCACATTACTTATGGTGGTACTGGCCTCCGTTATCGCTATCCCGACCGGTATTATGGGTGGAATTTACTTATCGGAAAAACCCAAAACCTTATTTTCTCATGTGATCCGTTTTCTGACCGACCTCCTGCAAGGCACGCCGTCGATCGTCATCGGTATCATCGCTTATGCCTGGGTTGTCGTTCCTTTGAGTAGTTATTCCGCTTTGGCAGGTAGTGTCGCTCTGGCTATTATGATGTTACCCTTAATCATACGCTCGACAGAAGAGACCCTGAAACTTCTCCCGACAAGCCTCAAAGAAGCCGGTCTTGCGCTAGGAGCCTCCTATACGAGTGTTATCCTGAAAGTCCTGGTTCCCTCAGCTTTCGGCGGACTGTTCACCGGTACTTTACTAGCCGTGTCGAGAGTGATGGGCGAAACAGCCCCCCTGATGCTAACCGCCCTCGGTAGTACAGCGATCAACTGGGATATTCTGGATCCGACCAGTGCAGTCCCCTTGCTCATCTGGGAATTTTATAACGACCCGAACCTGGCCGATATGATCTGGAGTTGTTCTTTATTTCTATTACTATTAATTCTGGTGATGAACATCATCGCTAAAAATGTCGCCCGGAAATGGAAAATTTAA
- a CDS encoding sensor histidine kinase translates to MHFTYKKKIFLYFLIVFTIFTVIIVAVQQNREKMYKSENFKASLNAYAEIIANYVDSHRLIADKRLDSLNNLLPLLPRGLRVSIIDRQGKVLYDNDIDEEETVENHLSRPEIAQALTQSNGTNIRKSETTGIDYYYDARLFNNYFVRVALPYTDQVQNILKADEIFTYFILLLFFTTLISLLYLADRFGKAVSGLNEFIITAEHSQPDYDKIDFPDTELGEIGHKIVDNYKMLKKSKDQLNQEREKLLRHFHHSDEGICIFSADHKKIYANTHFIQYVNTILDEPTFDVDHIFQAPEFKEAEFFLQKNTPVNPQAKSIPIWQGKIAKNGKHFAVRLLIFYDNSYEITLNNVTSAEKNRLLKQEMTNNIAHELKTPVSSIRGYIETILEQEHLEPVKQKFFLERAYIQILRLSELIRDVALITKTEEASDLFEKETINIRTTIDEVTTDLEVSLQHNHIVVHNHIGPKVEIEGNHTLLYSIFRNLIDNAINYAGENITIGIDNYMEDSEFYYFSFYDTGRGIEEEHLERIFDRFYRVNQGRSRKTGGSGLGLSIVKNAVLFHKGQITAKNRKDGGLEFIFSLRKKLF, encoded by the coding sequence ATGCACTTTACTTATAAAAAGAAGATTTTCCTGTATTTTCTGATTGTATTTACCATATTTACAGTCATCATCGTTGCAGTGCAACAGAACAGGGAGAAAATGTATAAGTCAGAGAACTTCAAAGCCAGTCTCAATGCTTATGCAGAAATCATCGCCAACTATGTCGATAGTCACCGTCTGATCGCAGATAAACGGCTGGATTCGTTAAATAATTTGCTTCCCTTACTCCCCCGAGGATTACGGGTAAGCATTATCGACCGCCAGGGAAAAGTGCTTTACGACAACGATATCGACGAGGAAGAAACGGTAGAAAATCACTTGTCCCGACCGGAAATAGCACAAGCATTAACCCAAAGCAACGGTACGAATATTCGTAAATCGGAGACTACCGGTATCGATTATTATTACGATGCCCGCCTTTTCAACAACTATTTCGTACGGGTAGCTCTACCTTATACCGATCAGGTACAGAATATCCTGAAAGCTGACGAAATCTTCACTTATTTCATTCTGCTCTTGTTTTTTACTACCCTGATTTCTTTGTTATATCTGGCAGATCGTTTCGGGAAAGCCGTATCCGGCCTGAACGAATTTATCATCACGGCCGAACACAGCCAACCGGATTACGACAAAATCGATTTCCCCGATACCGAACTGGGAGAAATCGGTCATAAGATCGTCGACAACTACAAGATGCTGAAAAAGAGCAAAGATCAGCTCAATCAGGAAAGGGAAAAACTGTTACGCCACTTTCACCATTCCGATGAAGGTATTTGTATTTTCTCGGCAGATCACAAAAAGATATATGCCAACACCCATTTCATCCAATATGTAAACACTATTTTAGACGAACCTACCTTTGATGTAGATCATATTTTCCAGGCACCTGAATTCAAAGAAGCCGAATTTTTTCTGCAAAAGAACACACCGGTCAATCCTCAGGCCAAATCGATTCCGATCTGGCAAGGAAAAATTGCCAAAAACGGGAAACATTTCGCTGTGAGGTTACTTATTTTCTACGACAACAGTTACGAAATTACTTTGAACAACGTCACCTCGGCAGAAAAAAACAGGCTGCTGAAACAAGAGATGACCAATAATATCGCACACGAATTAAAAACTCCGGTCAGCAGTATCCGCGGCTACATCGAAACTATTCTCGAACAGGAACACCTGGAACCTGTCAAGCAGAAATTTTTCCTGGAGAGGGCTTATATTCAAATTCTTCGCTTATCCGAATTAATTCGCGACGTGGCTTTGATCACCAAGACCGAAGAAGCCTCCGACCTATTCGAGAAAGAAACGATCAATATCCGAACGACCATCGACGAAGTGACCACCGACCTGGAAGTATCCTTACAACACAATCACATCGTCGTTCACAATCATATCGGCCCGAAAGTTGAAATCGAAGGTAACCATACCCTACTTTATTCCATTTTCAGGAACCTGATCGACAATGCGATCAACTATGCCGGAGAAAATATCACGATCGGTATCGACAATTATATGGAAGACAGCGAATTTTACTATTTTTCATTCTACGATACCGGCCGGGGAATCGAAGAAGAACACCTGGAACGTATTTTCGACCGTTTCTACCGGGTGAATCAAGGCAGAAGCCGGAAAACGGGCGGATCGGGTCTGGGCCTCTCCATCGTAAAAAATGCCGTATTGTTTCACAAAGGCCAAATCACGGCTAAGAACCGGAAAGACGGTGGATTAGAGTTCATTTTTTCTTTGAGAAAAAAATTATTTTAA